In Scatophagus argus isolate fScaArg1 chromosome 7, fScaArg1.pri, whole genome shotgun sequence, a genomic segment contains:
- the chst1 gene encoding carbohydrate sulfotransferase 1 codes for MQCSWKSMVLLALASIAIQYTAIRTFSTKPLRLLSSVGLAPTSHNVNCSLKDLTRLGQETLEDSDQGCEEILSHTLSSPSISLPSYNANERTHILILATTRSGSSFVGQLFNQHPEVFYLFEPLYHVQLALLPRLAHSRNLAERRMMLGAARELLRSLYHCHLNSLESYIRPRPANHFTDKLFRRGASRSLCSPPVCEAPLSQEGQSLVLGDEGECVRRCGPLNMSLAADACRAKRYAAIKTVRIPQISDLRALMEDPKLNLKVVQLVRDPRGILASRIETFRDTYRLWRLWRATGRRPHNLDLGQINTVCEDFLRSVSMALARPAWLRGRYILLRYEDLARFPLKKTRELYNFLGLFMDHSVEDWIISNTRGSSDLSSRQKFTTVRDSAANAENWRVKLSFDMVVYTQTACQPLLDLLGYKTVFHPRELRNLSHSLVEDRTFLPF; via the exons ATGCAGTGTTCTTGGAAGTCCATGGTGCTGCTAGCATTAGCCTCCATAGCCATCCAGTACACAGCTATCCGCACCTTTTCCACCAAACCTTTACGCCTGCTGTCCTCTGTGGGCCTGGCACCCACGAGCCACAATGTCAACTGCAGCCTCAAAGATCTAACACGACTGGGCCAGGAGACACTTGAGGACTCAGACCAAGGCTGTGAAGAGATCCTCTCCCACACCCtgtcctccccctccatctccctTCCCTCTTACAATGCTAATGAGAGAACCCACATCCTCATTCTGGCCACCACACGGAGCGGATCGTCCTTTGTGGGTCAGCTGTTCAACCAGCATCCAGAG GTCTTCTACCTGTTTGAGCCTCTGTACCATGTCCAGCTGGCGCTGCTGCCTCGGCTGGCGCACAGTCGAAACCTGgctgagaggaggatgatgcTGGGAGCGGCCAGAGAGCTGCTGAGGTCTCTGTACCACTGTCACCTAAACAGTCTGGAGAGTTACATTCGACCCCGTCCTGCCAACCACTTCACTGACAAGCTGTTCAGAAGAGGAGCCA GCAGGTCTCTGTGCTCTCCCCCTGTTTGTGAGGCTCCTTTGAGCCAAGAAGGGCAGAGCCTGGTGCTGGGTGATGAGGGGGAGTGTGTGAGGAGGTGTGGGCCACTCAATATGTCGCTGGCTGCTGATGCGTGTAGAGCAAAGCGCTATGCAGCTATCAAGACTGTCCGGATTCCCCAAATCAGTGACCTCAGAGCACTGATGGAGGACCCAAAACTCAACCTGAAG gtgGTCCAGCTTGTTCGGGATCCACGGGGCATCCTTGCGTCTCGTATTGAGACATTTCGAGACACTTACCGTCTGTGGCGTCTGTGGAGAGCAACGGGGCGTCGACCCCACAACCTGGACCTGGGGCAGATCAACACAGTATGTGAGGACTTCCTCAGATCTGTGTCCATGGCCTTGGCTAGACCTGCCTGGCTCAGGGGTCGGTACATCCTGCTCAG ATATGAAGACTTGGCCAGGTTTCCTCTCAAGAAAACCAGGGAGCTCTACAACTTCCTAGGTCTGTTTATGGACCACAGCGTGGAAGATTGGATCATCTCCAACACCCGGGGCAGCAGTGATCTGTCATCCCGGCAGAAGTTCACCACAGTTCGGGACTCTGCTGCTAATGCGGAGAACTGGAGAGTGAAGCTGTCCTTTGACATGGTGGTCTACACTCAGACTGCCTGCCAACCTCTTCTTGACCTCCTTGGATATAAGACAGTTTTTCACCCCAGAGAACTGAGAAACCTCTCGCACTCTTTGGTGGAGGACAGGACGTTCCTGCCATTTTAG
- the zgc:101566 gene encoding transmembrane protein 263-B-like, with the protein MKVLTSQQEVEEDSSSSPVDCNNHHSCEDREQEDVAPYLQEEHPHDTDKDHPRQEGGVMWRVGGGLFSMTRNAVGATLGGVAWVGTKSFELTKTAVTSVPAASVGLVKGSVSMVTGGVGAVGSVVASKVTPKKKDKAD; encoded by the exons ATGAAG GTGCTCACTTCTCAGcaggaggtagaggaggacaGTAGCTCATCTCCAGTTGACTGCAACAACCACCACAGCtgtgaggacagagaacagGAGGATGTTGCTCCTTACCTCCAAGAGGAACACCCTCATG ACACAGATAAGGACCACCCTCGGCAAGAAGGAGGAGTCATGTGGAGAGTGGGCGGTGGCCTGTTCAGCATGACACGAAACGCTGTTGGTGCGACCCTGGGAGGTGTTGCATGGGTAGGAACTAAAAGTTTTGAGCTCACCAAGACAGCTGTGACCAGTGTGCCGGCAGCCAGTGTAGGATTGGTCAAAGGGAGCGTTTCCATGGTTACAGGAGGCGTCGGAGCAGTGGGATCTGTGGTGGCAAGTAAAGTCACACCAAAGAAGAAGGACAAAGCAGACTGA